GAACGGGCAAAACCCTTTTCCATGAACCAATAGGCATTGGTGGTCTTACCTTCTTTTAAAAGAAAATCATTCTTCTTAAAGTCTATTGCTTTAAACTTAGAAATGATCTTCTCCTGTTCTTCCTTTGAATAACTATTCTCTGTAAAAACACTTGATAAGAAAGCCATAGGCCGGATGTTTTGCCTGCTAATATAGGCATCTTAATCCAGACTCCATTTATGGTGGGGAAGGCCCGCCAGCAATAAACTGGAAAAGCTCACCACGAACACGGAATAACTAAACGGTGCTCTATAATTTGAAAAGAAGAACATGCTGATAGCAAAGATCAGCGTGAGGCCAAAGCTGCCAAGTGCTGCCCATTTTGTTTTGTAACCTATGATCAGCAGAACACCGAATACTACTTCTAAGATGGTTGCGGTCAGTCCTGCAATATCTGCCAGTGAACGGCTTAAGTAGGGTACTAAGGAATGCGTATAGTCCACGAAGTTACTCCAGTTACCCCATGCCACACCATTGCTTCCGGGAGCGCCAATTACTCCCATACGGTCCAGGACAGGTAAGATAAACCCTATACCGAGTGCGAGCCTCAGCAGAAATTGTGCATTTGCTATGTGCTTATTCATGATCTTGATTAAGTTTTGCCTGGTAAAAATAGGAGTCTCTGCATCAGGAAATCTTAATCCAGATCAAGAAATGGCTCAATGTTGCATAACAACCCTGATAAAAGGGTCATAATGGAGCAGGTAAGCTTTGTCGTTCAGGTTGCCGGTGTAAGTTGCCGTAGCTTCGAAATCCCGGATATCGTATGGCACCTCAATCTCAAGGTCGTCATGCATCAGATCCCCGGCACGGCCAACCCCGGTAGTTTCAATAGAAGGCGCAATGCGGTAGCGCAGTTTTGAATGAGGAAGTGTAAAGACCAGCGGGGCATAACCTACTCCCAGGAAGGTTCCTGTTTTTCGGCCTACAGAAATGATCTGGTCGTCCTTCCTGGCATTCGGGATGATCATAGCACTGCCGGCACTGGAATAATGATCTTCAAATAAAACGAAGATCTTGCCGGTAAAATGCAGGGAGGAATCCGAGGGTTCCAGTCTTTCTGTTTTATCTACCAGGGAGTGTAATCCATATTTGGCTAAGAGGGAACGCGTTTCCTTTTCTTTCCCAAAACCTTTATTCGCACTAAGTTTTAAAGGATAAGAAACCTTTGATGGGAGTACTGCTGCATAGAGGGATTGCCAGGTAGTATCATCTCCCCCCGGATTACCCCTGAAATCGATGATGATCCGTTTGATATCCTGTGTACGGTTCTTATACCTGGCAAGTTCTCTTTGCAGGAAAGGGATAGAATCTGCGTTCATTTCCGTCAGGCGGATATAGAGGATGTTTTCAGGTTCCCAAAACTCCACACGCGTCATATTCTTTCTTTTGTACCCCACTGGTACATAACGTGTAAATTCGCGGGTGGACATGGTAATATTCTTCACAAGACCTGAAGGAAGGCGGAAACTGTAAGAGAGGCTATCACGGAAAATTGTTTCAAAATTCTTGAAGAACCCGGCACCAAAGAATTTTCCCTGCTTCATATCATATGAATAATACCTGCCGGAAAGATGCTGCCGTACATATATATCCACAGGTTGCCCCTCAATTTGCGTTATCTCCGACCCGATCGCAATGGTATCTTTTTCATACACGAATGCCTCACGGATGATATATTTTCCGTTCATATAAGTATTGGGAATAGCCATCCTGAAAGAATTACGGATACGCTGGTAAGCATTGTTCAATGGTTGTGCCCAGTCGGAAAGCGGATACCAGGTGCTGGTATGCATATCCTGTGAAAGTGTAAGCGCCTGTTGCAACAGGATATAATAGGAAAGGTCAGATGAAATAGTATCGATCCTCTTTCTTAAATTCTTCATCTCCTGTATAGCGTCATATTTCCAGACATCTTTTTTGACAGCAATGTGTGGAGATATGCGGGTGATGTTGTGGATTAAGGTATCCAGGTCTTCCCGCATCTGGTCTTTTGTTATGGATTGGGAAAAAGCGCTGGTTGCGGTACATAGTATCAGGCAAAGGGTCTTAAGCTTCATTGCGTTCATTTTTTAAATGCCATGCTTCAGTTATGGCTTACAATATATCTAAAAAACAGAAAAAAAGCGCAGATACTATTCTGCGCTTTTATTTATGTATCTGAATATCCTATCGTCCACAATCTGCCGACCAGCTCCGGCCGGATCTTGCAAATCCTATCACCAGTCTATCCTTATTGATGGTAATAAGGCCGGTTCCATCGGAACCTACGCTGACCATAGTATTATCATCTTTTCTCTCAAACTGAACACCGGTAAGGTCCGGAATGCCGTCTGAAAATCTGAAATCATAACGGGTACCTATTTTGGTGACAAAGACACTACCATTATCCTGGCTAATATTTTTCTCAGCATCTGTATATCCTATCTTACCTCTAAATGTACCAGCGAAAACGTCTACATCAGCAGGGTCTGTATCCTTACTGCAGGACCCCATCAGGAAAGCTGACAACAATAGTACTCCGACAATCTTAAGCGTTAGTTTCATACACTTGGTTTTTCAATAATTAAGAAATAGTTCTAACCAAGTGTTTGCAATTAGCATACCAAACAGGCGAAACAGCCGTAGTAATGCATTATGGGGAAAATAATCAACAACAATTTAATCACACGAACAGCAGGTTTTTCATCTTAAATAAAGGGTTGCCGGAATCCGGCAACCCTTTATGCCATTTCAACTAGCGTAATGTTACCCAAACATTGCTTCCAATACCATACGCACTCAGCGTAAGACTGTCATCAAGTGCCTGGCCGTTGTAATACAGGGATTTAGTACTCACATCCACACCTGCCATTACCCCTGCCTGGGCTTTCACATCACCTACCACAGAGGTGGGGAATACTAATAACCAAAGTGTAAATGTGGTGCCATCTGCTCTTTTCCCCTTTACATAAAGGTTATTGGGATGTGGTTGCGGTTCTTCAGTTGTAGTAACCGATGCAGAGATCTGTGCGGTAGTGGTGATAGTTCCTGAAATAGCCATCAGGATGGCCAGCATGGTCAATAGTTTTTTCATAAAATAGTTCTTAAGGGTTTATTGAATAATCAAAGTAAACAGAACTTACTGCATCCTTGTATCAGCCCAAAGCAGTATATGTTCTCT
This DNA window, taken from Chitinophaga niabensis, encodes the following:
- a CDS encoding DoxX family membrane protein: MNKHIANAQFLLRLALGIGFILPVLDRMGVIGAPGSNGVAWGNWSNFVDYTHSLVPYLSRSLADIAGLTATILEVVFGVLLIIGYKTKWAALGSFGLTLIFAISMFFFSNYRAPFSYSVFVVSFSSLLLAGLPHHKWSLD
- a CDS encoding S41 family peptidase gives rise to the protein MKLKTLCLILCTATSAFSQSITKDQMREDLDTLIHNITRISPHIAVKKDVWKYDAIQEMKNLRKRIDTISSDLSYYILLQQALTLSQDMHTSTWYPLSDWAQPLNNAYQRIRNSFRMAIPNTYMNGKYIIREAFVYEKDTIAIGSEITQIEGQPVDIYVRQHLSGRYYSYDMKQGKFFGAGFFKNFETIFRDSLSYSFRLPSGLVKNITMSTREFTRYVPVGYKRKNMTRVEFWEPENILYIRLTEMNADSIPFLQRELARYKNRTQDIKRIIIDFRGNPGGDDTTWQSLYAAVLPSKVSYPLKLSANKGFGKEKETRSLLAKYGLHSLVDKTERLEPSDSSLHFTGKIFVLFEDHYSSAGSAMIIPNARKDDQIISVGRKTGTFLGVGYAPLVFTLPHSKLRYRIAPSIETTGVGRAGDLMHDDLEIEVPYDIRDFEATATYTGNLNDKAYLLHYDPFIRVVMQH
- a CDS encoding ubiquitin-like domain-containing protein; amino-acid sequence: MKKLLTMLAILMAISGTITTTAQISASVTTTEEPQPHPNNLYVKGKRADGTTFTLWLLVFPTSVVGDVKAQAGVMAGVDVSTKSLYYNGQALDDSLTLSAYGIGSNVWVTLR